Proteins from a single region of Oncorhynchus kisutch isolate 150728-3 unplaced genomic scaffold, Okis_V2 scaffold2171, whole genome shotgun sequence:
- the LOC116369365 gene encoding gastrula zinc finger protein XlCGF17.1-like, with protein sequence MRIHTGEKPYPCSVCGKQFRVKRHLQDHQIVHTGEKPYVCSKCDKRFGFASALKRHQWLHAEEKPYSCSVCGKGFSLQSRMKEHFLMHSGEKPHSCSVCGKSFSRPDQLKDHSLQHTGKPHHCSVCEQSFALSKQLLKHEKTHTGKRPYSCSVCGKSFSEKAYLEDHRSVHTGEKRHPCPDCDKRFGCASSLRKHRLLHIEGKSHSCSVCGKNFSEARYLKEHFRTHTGEKPFSCTVCDKSFARSAGLKVHLRYHTGEKPYNCPKCGQSFISSQKLQRHQKTHAGLPPVEFQNPVTTEGEREGEGEEVGGLIHSAGEEVGWDLHRLDESSEGRTSTSGEPKET encoded by the coding sequence atgagaatacacacaggagaaaagccataCCCTTGCTCTGTGTGTGGAAAGCAGTTCCGTGTAAAAAGACATCTTCAAGACCACCAGATagtgcacactggagagaaaccttacgtCTGCTCCAAATGTGACAAGAGGTTTGGTTTTGCCTCAGCCTTGAAAAGGCACCAGTGGTTACACGCAGAAGAGaaaccttactcctgctctgtgtGTGGGAAGGGTTTTAGCTTACAATCACGCATGAAGGAACACTTCCTGATGCACTCAGGAGAGAAAccccactcctgctctgtctgtggaaagagtttcagcCGTCCAGATCAGCTAAAGGACCACTCTCTGCAACACACAGGGAAACCCCACCACTGTTCTGTGTGTGAGCAAAGCTTTGCCTTGTCTAAACAACTCCTGAAGCACGAGAAGACTCACACAGGAAAGAGACCTTATAGTTGCTCtgtgtgtgggaagagtttcagtgAGAAGGCGTATCTTGAAGACCACCGGTCagtgcacactggagagaaacgaCACCCTTGCCCTGATTGTGACAAGAGGTTTGGATGTGCTTCGTCCTTGCGTAAACACAGACTGTTGCACATAGAAGGGAAATCCCACTCCTGCTCTGTGTGTGGGAAGAATTTTTCTGAAGCACGTTACTTGAAGGAGCATTTCcggacacacactggagagaaacctttctCCTGCACTGTCTGCGATAAGAGTTTTGCAAGATCAGCAGGCCTTAAAGTCCACCTCAGATAtcatacaggagagaaaccttacaacTGTCCTAAATGTGGCCAGAGCTTCATTAGTTCTCAAAAACTTCAGAGACATCAGAAAACTCATGCTGGTTTACCACCTGTTGAGTTTCAaaaccctgttacaactgaaggagagagggaaggagaaggtgAGGAAGTTGGTGGTCTGATTCATTCAGCTGGAGAAGAGGTTGGTTGGGATCTTCATCGTCTCG